The Solenopsis invicta isolate M01_SB chromosome 3, UNIL_Sinv_3.0, whole genome shotgun sequence region AAAACCATTGCCAGGCAGCGTCATCTCAACTAGTCAATCTGCGCAAAAGCTCAAGACCGTGACAAATGTAATCACTAACCCATCTACCATGGTCGCGCAACGTAATAATTCCCTGTCCAGGTCTCAAGGCGTGCTAAAGACACGAGTGTTATCCAGTCAGTTTATAAACAATCAGACAACTGCGAACAACACAAATCCGCAAAAGATTCAACTGGGCAATCCAACGATACAGAAAACGACGACACAACCTGTAAGTGTAACAAATGTGCAGAAAACAACACTCCAATCTGTTTGCAACAATCAGAAGGTTCCGTTGTTGACTGGTAATCATCTTCCAAACCTCAAAACGCAACCGCAAGGTCTACAGAAGTTGCAGATGCCTCAAAAGATATCTCTAGCTGTGGGTAGGCAGCCGTTCCAATCGAACACGCAACAAATGAACAATGTTTCGAAATCCAGTAGCCTCGTAACCGGTATACAAAAGTATCAGCAGCCTGGACAGCATTTTATGGCGTGCCAGCAAACGACGATATCTTCCGCGAGGTCTCAATCGACGCCAACCGGACTGCAAAAGCATCACACAGTAGCGACGGTTCAAAGCACAAAGTTGCAAACCACGACGAGCAATGTTTGCAAAAGCAACAGTATGCCGAACGTCTCCAAACCTTTGCAAAACTCGAACGTACTCGCGATTGGCAAACATCAATCACAGATGCAACCTACGTCGGCGCAATTGTTACAGGGCAACACTTCGcaacaaataattcaaaaatctCAGCAACAATCGGCAAATAACGCGAATAATCTCCAAGTTCAAAGAAGTCACAGTATTACTAATGTACATTCGAAGGTGATAACGTCTGTACCAAACAATCAAAGGACTCCGGTTGTGATGAACTCAAAGAttcaacagcagcagcagcagcaacaacaaacAGTGATGAGAGTGGGGATATCAAAGGGTCAAACGCAAACTGGACAAGCTGTAGCAGGTTTGAAGACTGTCTCACAGAAACCCATAGTGAATCCTGTTAAAGTTACTGCAAACTCGCAAAATAATGCCATTCAGCAACCTATGGTGCAAAGAAATAACAATCCTCAATCAATGAAAATtatgcagcaacagcagcagcagaaTGTGATCGGTCCTCAGAACTCTCCGCAAAAACAGCCTGGATGCATCAAGACTATTCCGCCGCAGAAACCCGTACAAAGAAATCACGCCCAGAAAATCAGTGGCGCTAGTGTTAAACCTTTGTCGAATCCAAACGTAACGGGATTCACAAAAGCTCAAGGTTCGACCGTGACGCAAGTAGCGCCAAAGACGAATATCAAGACTCTGCCACAGCAGACGGTGGTTGCGCCGTCCAACGTGATAGTCCCGCATAAAAACTCTCCGATCAAAATCCAACAGCAAACGATACAGCAGAAGCAACTGGCAATGACGCCGCAATATACCCAGCAGATCCGGCAACAAGCCGGACAAATAAAAACCCTGCTCCCGATAACCTCGGCTACAATTGAACCTCGTAAAGACTTCACTGAGAACAAGTAAGCTTAAGCATGGGCTCTGtgatgaatttattaaaactaagaaacatatcttttaatgtaacgaaaaatcgagatttaatacattattggtttattctaatttattcaCGTACTCGTTGACTGaccttttttatttgttgctttgCGTTTGCATATATCGAgcgtaaattttaaatgtatttttttaatttgtttacttAACTGTTTTTGTTCCTTTGAACGATTTgagattgtaataaaataaaatattattatttctagaaACGATGATGAGTTACGGATGTTCAAAGAAGAAGAGCAAAACCCTTCTAAATCGCCAGTGAGGAGAATGCCGCTTCCTTACGAGGTACAATCTGTATGTTAAATCGTATTCAATATTTGGCTTACAAAattctgtatatattttttgcctCTAGTTCAAGATTGTGGATAGTTTGAATTTAAAAGCGAATTCTTGTTTAATTGCAGTGTCTTCAGTTCGTTCTTCAAGATCATAATTACGGGGCGCCGCCGCCACGAACGCCACCACCACCTCCATCGCCACCATCTCATCCGAAGCAACAACCCATTAATGGAGCCGGCAGTTCCACAGCTACTTCCCAACATCCTTACATCTTTGGTCCTGGTAACGATTTTTTACAATGTCCTACACGATTAAGTTAATTACGAATATTTATATCTGTCTCTTCCTCCCCCCTTTCCccttaaaaatctatatttctgaaattttttacaaacgaagaattatgttatattgtaataaaattcagaataaagttaatgataataaatattgttatataattaaagttgtgAGCAATACCAATGTGGAGGATGATGCTGCTAGCGCGATCAGTAGTGAAACGGGACGAGAAGCAGAACCGGAAGGTGAAGAAACAGAAACAGCAGCCGAAGGCGAGGGTGACGATGAGGACAGTGTTACTAGATGTATTTGGTAAGTGAATAAGCTAATTATAGATACATGTATAATGCTTATCACCATggtaatattctatattttatttttagtgacTTTGAACATGACGACGGATATATGATATGTTGCGACCGATGCTTGtaagtatcataaatattttcacattACTGAATACAGATTAAGAAATGCTTATACATTTTTAGTCTGTATGTATCTATTTGTGTTAAGTAATAACTTATTTGAAAAGTTAAGTTACATTTGACAAATAAAACACTTATTGAGAACTGATTACGTGACCGCAGAGTATGGCAGCACGTCGACTGTATGGGCATTGACCGTTCGAACATTCCTGACGAATACCTCTGCGAGAGATGTCGACCACGACGAGTGGACAAACAACGAGCGCGCGCCTTACAAATGCGTAAACGCGAGGAGCTTCTCAATTCGGACACATCGTCTGACACATCATCCACTAGTTCGGTAGATACAGATGTTGGTTCGAATAATGCTACGATCCAGAAGAAACGCTCACTTTCACAACAACAGCCGCAAGTTCCGAAACGCAACAAATCCGACGCGTCCGCTCAATCGTCACAAGTGCGGAGactaaataacaataacaataataacaatgttGGAAAGAGACAAAGAAGGGACTCGCAAGCTCGGCAATCTAGCGCTGTTCGTTCGAAGAAGGAGAACGCCACTCCAAAGCGAGGACCTGGAAAACGTAAAACTAAGAGGAGAACGAGTCTCGAGGACAAAGAGGAAGATGTGCAAGATGCCTGGGGCAGCAACATGGCACCCCTAAGACAGTGGATCGAAAGATACGAAGAAGCTGTTACGAATCATTATAGTCCCGAATTGCGAGCCAGGATATCAAACATCAAAGTCAACGGCACGCACAGTGATCTCAGGCAAAGTAACATGAATGTTATTGCCACTGGCAAATGCAGACTCAATGTGCACAGCAATAATCTTAGAGTAAGTAAAACTATCTTGAAACgaaaaaatggattcaaaaatttgtatcatTAGGAAAACTACGAAGAAttcattgtatttttaaattattttatatttttacttgtatttaatttattcagatatatacatatatatatatatatttttctattgttcCTAGTATTCACTAATGCTTATCACTATCAcgattatttattgtatttagaaaataaaaactttaaatttttatttcgtctATGGAAATGtatcaaaatgtttattaaaacattttttattgcagttttTAGTGGCGACAATGTATCTTCCGCCAAACACTCCCGTCGTGGAATTACGTGGCAAATATATGCTCAGTACACAACATCGACTGCAATATACGCAAAGTGGCAGACAGCACGTCCAACGACCAGGACCATTCGTATTTTTCTATCGTCTACCGCGCGACGGCACTGAAGTGTGCGTAGACACGCGGACGTACGGGAATGACGCGAGGTTCGTGCGGCGTAGCTGCAAGCCGAACGCGGAGGTGAAACACTGTATCGAGAAAGGCACGTTACACCTTTACATTGTAACGACATGTGCAATAGAAAAGAACGCCGAGATAACGATCAAACACGAGCAGCACGATCTGTTGCTATCACCCAATCCAAATTCCCCCGCGTTGCCCGTCCTGTGCGCGTGTAATAATCCGCGGGAGTGTCAAATTGCGAATGCGGCCAGCCAGCTGAACAGAAGAGGCAGCAATGGCGCTCTTGTTGAAAACGCCGAGTATGTAACAGTACAAATAACCGTAAAATAtactgaatattttttatttataatacatttatttcataatgtATTTGTTACCTTAGTCtgttaatcaatatttatctgTTACTTTTATTTGTTAACCAGTGGCAGAGAACGAAGGCGACGGGGTAGAAGAAATACTGTGTGCGAGGAAACTGATTCCACACCACCAGCAGCTCCTCCTACGAGTGTCACGCAAACCACTACAACTGTAACATCGTCTGCTACGACGGTGACTCCTACGACGCCAAGACGAACCGTCACGATCGCAGTTGCGACTACGACGACTCGACAAGTTGCTAAGGAAGACACCACCGTGGCGGTAACGAATACACAGCCTCAAACAGTGTCACCTAGTCCGAACCAGTCGGTGACGGTGACACCGGAAACGAAAAAGGACAAAAAGAAGATGACGCGAGAAGAGAGGAAGATGGAAGCAATTATGAAGGCTTTCGAGAGGCTGGAGAAGGCAGAACAGAGAAAGCAGGAGGTACAAGCGAGAAATGCACAACGAAAAGAATCTGGCGGTACGCATAGCGACAACGAGGATAATCATTCGACAACGGGACAATCTAAGAGTAGCAAACCATCGAACTCAGAGAGACCGCTACGGCGGAGAAGGAGGAAAGGTCGAGCGAGAACTAGTTCATCTCAGTCGCAGAGCAGTACTCGAAGGACCAGATTGAACTCTGCCGAATCTGACGTGTCCTCCGGGGACGAGAGCAATTCTATGCAGTCGCCGCCTCTGTTGGGTCAGAATCGTTCATCCAATCGAGATGTTTCCTATTCATCGCACTTACATACCCCAGTTAAGAACACGACGGGCGATGTTAACAGTACCGGATCGTCATCTAGTGGAATTCCCACTGCAGCCggcttattattggctttagcaaaCTCGAACGCTCCTGGTCCTCCGAGTTCGCCACCATTACAGCAACCTACTCCCGTCAAGAGTCCTACTTGTGACAGCGGAGCTAGCAGCAGCTCGCAGAGTTCTACGCCATCAACGCCGTTATCGTCTGCCTGCTTGCTGGTGGCCGCTGCAGTCGGCCCATTTGCTCCAGGTTTCAAGTTTCCAAAGACGAAGAAGGTGCTGATGAACGAATGGCTGAAGGAATCGCCAGATCCGCCGCAAACTAACGTACCTCAAGTATCGCCTCTGTCGTCTCTACCATCTGCTGGCCCAACTTTACAAAGTTCCATGAATCCACTGTGCGGCAGGCATTTTCCGCCAACGGATGCATCACCGGAATTCTTATCGCAGAATTACGCAGCCAAAAGCCTAGCCACTCTTGTGCAAGCCGCCAATTCGGTTAGCGGTATATGCGACTCGCCGCCACAGCGTAAACAACAGCAAGTCTCCGgcaataacaacaacaacaatgGTGGCTGTTCCGCTGTGTCTACAGGCTCGGCAAAGAAGCGATGGTTGCGCCA contains the following coding sequences:
- the LOC105207855 gene encoding uncharacterized protein LOC105207855 is translated as MEEGSHLVQALRVAHTRPDPNRELDLVKPEPDEDDSQQSLDRLHNSLASFHLACSRKATKTSTPSVIKLSGGGTAGSGEQLSPGPGPPPPVSSLVTGGDGRINEQNATAAENNDDEVGQVIVSTATGTTKSESAEVEKEHGKTNETTMSFVLKLDVETAATSVMENATKDSVGSEGQQPPTLLFAREIWRSQEPVTVATGAITTTAGNTVVIASDNDAAATTDGDKSQLLQCLEATSNQEQQQTTTTMMATTASTLTTVKPVVTYPVAKGAREQVQRMIASSQTNTTEMLTTRVISQKLPPLSTDQPQPVPATLNISSQTSTNSTSSPSPNSGVSAVSCPWQTTTITTVQSNQSKNQVAVADLIHCSKQQQVTATSNIQAALQHKLQPVHSSTSTTTVKAMDLQKYHAKPLPGSVISTSQSAQKLKTVTNVITNPSTMVAQRNNSLSRSQGVLKTRVLSSQFINNQTTANNTNPQKIQLGNPTIQKTTTQPVSVTNVQKTTLQSVCNNQKVPLLTGNHLPNLKTQPQGLQKLQMPQKISLAVGRQPFQSNTQQMNNVSKSSSLVTGIQKYQQPGQHFMACQQTTISSARSQSTPTGLQKHHTVATVQSTKLQTTTSNVCKSNSMPNVSKPLQNSNVLAIGKHQSQMQPTSAQLLQGNTSQQIIQKSQQQSANNANNLQVQRSHSITNVHSKVITSVPNNQRTPVVMNSKIQQQQQQQQQTVMRVGISKGQTQTGQAVAGLKTVSQKPIVNPVKVTANSQNNAIQQPMVQRNNNPQSMKIMQQQQQQNVIGPQNSPQKQPGCIKTIPPQKPVQRNHAQKISGASVKPLSNPNVTGFTKAQGSTVTQVAPKTNIKTLPQQTVVAPSNVIVPHKNSPIKIQQQTIQQKQLAMTPQYTQQIRQQAGQIKTLLPITSATIEPRKDFTENKNDDELRMFKEEEQNPSKSPVRRMPLPYECLQFVLQDHNYGAPPPRTPPPPPSPPSHPKQQPINGAGSSTATSQHPYIFGPVVSNTNVEDDAASAISSETGREAEPEGEETETAAEGEGDDEDSVTRCICDFEHDDGYMICCDRCLVWQHVDCMGIDRSNIPDEYLCERCRPRRVDKQRARALQMRKREELLNSDTSSDTSSTSSVDTDVGSNNATIQKKRSLSQQQPQVPKRNKSDASAQSSQVRRLNNNNNNNNVGKRQRRDSQARQSSAVRSKKENATPKRGPGKRKTKRRTSLEDKEEDVQDAWGSNMAPLRQWIERYEEAVTNHYSPELRARISNIKVNGTHSDLRQSNMNVIATGKCRLNVHSNNLRFLVATMYLPPNTPVVELRGKYMLSTQHRLQYTQSGRQHVQRPGPFVFFYRLPRDGTEVCVDTRTYGNDARFVRRSCKPNAEVKHCIEKGTLHLYIVTTCAIEKNAEITIKHEQHDLLLSPNPNSPALPVLCACNNPRECQIANAASQLNRRGSNGALVENADGRERRRRGRRNTVCEETDSTPPAAPPTSVTQTTTTVTSSATTVTPTTPRRTVTIAVATTTTRQVAKEDTTVAVTNTQPQTVSPSPNQSVTVTPETKKDKKKMTREERKMEAIMKAFERLEKAEQRKQEVQARNAQRKESGGTHSDNEDNHSTTGQSKSSKPSNSERPLRRRRRKGRARTSSSQSQSSTRRTRLNSAESDVSSGDESNSMQSPPLLGQNRSSNRDVSYSSHLHTPVKNTTGDVNSTGSSSSGIPTAAGLLLALANSNAPGPPSSPPLQQPTPVKSPTCDSGASSSSQSSTPSTPLSSACLLVAAAVGPFAPGFKFPKTKKVLMNEWLKESPDPPQTNVPQVSPLSSLPSAGPTLQSSMNPLCGRHFPPTDASPEFLSQNYAAKSLATLVQAANSVSGICDSPPQRKQQQVSGNNNNNNGGCSAVSTGSAKKRWLRQAISEECDSPNSRPESPPSLSETVAPPKKRRIARESLSSDNYTPPTTPTMLLPTEAAPNSRSLCPADDDYTEHVQSPIVEQTDERYYDSESAKEEVKMDDRSIDSDKPIVVDKEKLSIDIFPQSEYYIKREESTECSDIKMEVSSEMHIENIATKKEKVSPKWEGDDTKSECNYELNQKLIEKIRETVEAIKKEETMKEEIVTKGTVEIIDQNEPDTEMEEFSSPIATIEPDAILKQRVVEMQLEFGGGIAEIVNIISSENEKSNDEKKSPEAAAMCQEIVEKSDDNASIDEFDVEAQMKKITGDDGNDYEDKIDTCSEKDKSMDGIEGLMESSKEDSDSEDKDVDDDKYCESSFKLFDISHEETSFKESDTKPDTKPEQIIVAEDDTKETDKDTNDEPAKEVSKTEQSSAFATLSEKCIFESASTNLDAESVTDAPKIFHSIPPLSERIRKKTIDSSATPKTPKMDFEAAIIESTISMDAVDGSKNGEQKSMLSTALRELLEAKLDDEPTAEVMKNDIDSEINSSSQVIQNQPKSDSSEHSLDTVQDSVSTQEAPKLEETPVKEEETKPKEIKRLKDPRTVVPNSMPAPAFKTDAVPPVKRKLSISEYRKRKQQSSGGTGTEPELLNDASTADKSGARGRSDSASSGTSSLSSDEEGSKASLDATGLNAVTHFPNATNENEEKKGGEEGAIAWSAAPTSVEQQRENLTERLKREFGLFLSDDEEERARKHGLTAEAILKAHKSPPPNLVNTPPGYLGLQQLPPQTYIPPPGSASIHYPQFQNKPGMVQYPNFAIPPPTTTAMPQPIYGTAASSQAIIVSKQTPQTPQTSQTSQFLVPQASQAPPGSNPYPPQFVPPPPLPPPPSVTGTAVPISKFPSVTPPPPPPGTQVSYPAAPSGQPQKPFFNHPAPRS